The proteins below come from a single Candida albicans SC5314 chromosome 7, complete sequence genomic window:
- the YAE1 gene encoding Yae1p (Ortholog(s) have role in ribosomal large subunit biogenesis, translational initiation and cytoplasm, nucleus localization) produces the protein MTCQEDCSCKNNEAPTTKTTATTTNVGDGPGPGPIPGNNDDDDDDIWSDDDTKLIPENDIIRSHYKKGYVDGITQAKESSLQQGFDDGYPEGAKLGIKVGEILANLINQCKDRNRQGDDDDDDDDEQSVRFNEAKKELNIVNVLKKSYFDEDLNLKKSNDNKETDESYHELINKWENEMK, from the coding sequence atgACATGTCAAGAGGATTGTTCATGTAAGAATAATGAAGCCCCCACAACAAAGACAACTGCCACCACAACTAATGTTGGTGATGGCCCTGGCCCTGGCCCTATCCCTGgcaataatgatgatgatgatgatgacattTGGTCAGATGATGATACGAAACTAATACCTGAAAATGATATAATACGATCACATTATAAAAAAGGGTATGTTGATGGGATAACTCAAGCTAAAGAATCTTCATTACAACAAGGATTTGATGATGGATATCCTGAAGGTGCAAAATTAGGGATTAAAGTTGGTGAAATTTTAGcaaatttaatcaatcaatgtAAAGATAGAAACAGACAAggagatgatgatgatgatgatgatgatgaacaaCTGGTAAGATTTAATGAAGCGAAAAAGGAATTGAATATAGTTAatgttttaaaaaaatcttattttgatgaagatttgaatttgaaaaagagtAATGACAATAAAGAAACTGATGAATCATATcatgaattaattaataaatgggagaatgaaatgaaatga
- a CDS encoding uncharacterized protein (Ortholog(s) have phosphatase activator activity, role in actin filament organization, endocytosis, mitophagy, regulation of growth, response to heat, response to salt stress and cytosol, nucleus localization): MSTSTSSQQQPQDIITQVSPHQQDSFNTTTTTHTTGTDDQSDVGGGGDYNSIIHLNIRGKEFTITRDDLMSLPESILLCLFPNGVFLDVNGNVINNLTEDDIVYVNFDPQTFQYIINTFYQAQQDLIQMSTNTTNLTPVTSHNNGRHNNNNNNSSRHNRQENILETKPAIIVLREDLDFYVIPPFERLNSEQMKQLKLGVSIQLLKNKLIFSGLGYKFEDDEDENEDEDGNTHDDKSSKGLGPAEQHLFDMLCSSGFEVKDKWGCRSLEPNKCVVSSLSLVRLKTNPPPGETPPDSPSLDPVTSQSSTTTGGGGGGNGRSRSRSRIAQLASSASRAASRSLSSKRNKPDNSTQTKLLLFWRKPARKCWWSHDWVTIEIDAPELFKSMKNVNSNRSDSNGKDNDNKMSVKVHIRRVWTLELSIIGVQ, encoded by the coding sequence ATGTCTACATCTACTTCATCTCAGCAACAACCACAGGACATTATAACTCAAGTTTCACCACATCAACAAGATTCATTTAATACTACTACAACCACACACACAACTGGTACTGATGATCAATCCgatgttggtggtggtggtgattaTAATTCtattattcatttaaatattcGAGGTAAAGAATTTACTATTACTCGAGATGATTTAATGAGTTTACCTGAAAGTATATTATTATGTTTATTTCCCAATGGAGTATTTCTTGATGTTAATGGTAAtgtaataaataatttaactgAAGACGATATTGTTTATGTTAATTTTGATCCTCAAACAtttcaatatattattaatactTTTTATCAAGCTCAACAAgatttaattcaaatgtCAACCAATACGACAAATTTAACTCCAGTGACTAGTCATAATAATGGTAgacataataataataataacaatagtagTCGTCATAATCGACAAGAAAATATATTGGAAACTAAACCAGcaattattgttttacGAGAAGATTTAGATTTTTATGTTATACCTCCATTTGAAAGATTAAATAGTGaacaaatgaaacaattgaaattaggTGTTAGTATACAATTGTTaaagaataaattgattttttctggtttaggatataaatttgaagatgatgaagatgaaaatgaagatgaagatggaAATACCCatgatgataaatcaaGTAAAGGATTAGGACCTGCAGAACAACATTTATTTGATATGTTATGTTCTTCTGGATTTGAAGTGAAAGATAAATGGGGATGTCGATCATTAGAACCAAATAAATGTGTTGTATCTTCATTACTGTTGGTAAGATTGAAAACTAATCCACCACCAGGTGAAACCCCACCAGATTCTCCATCATTAGATCCCGTCACATCACAATCAAGCACTACtactggtggtggtggtggtggtaatggtCGTTCAAGATCAAGATCAAGAATTGCTCAATTGGCAAGTAGTGCATCAAGAGCAGCTCTGagatcattatcatcaaaaagaaataaaccCGATAATAGTACTCAAAcgaaattattattattttggaGGAAACCAGCAAGAAAATGTTGGTGGTCTCATGATTGGGTTACTATAGAAATTGATGCCCCagaattattcaaatcaatgaaaaatgtAAATTCAAATAGAAGTGATAGTAACGGTAaggataatgataataaaatgtCAGTTAAAGTTCATATAAGAAGAGTTTGGACTTtagaattatcaattattggaGTTCAATAA